From a region of the Methanomassiliicoccales archaeon genome:
- a CDS encoding PstS family phosphate ABC transporter substrate-binding protein: MENKVKYLAIGVVAIIIMAVIGALVLSQNDDGDQTQSTVIKQKGSDTMLELCQIWAEEYNAENAAVEVEISGGGSGTGISALINKQVDIAQASRQIKASEMTAAQANGVDPVEFRVAIDGIAVITYHDNPVSVLTKEQLRGIYNGIITNWNQVGGNDESITLYGRQSSSGTYVYFQEDILGTENYSVNMNMLTGNSAIVNAVQGDEGGIGYVGLGYAVEATGINILGLKETATDPVYSPIDEESVLNGDYVLARYLYIYTDGTPSDQIGHWMSWVLSADGGQAIVTELGFYALPQTVADQEMAKLG, from the coding sequence ATGGAGAACAAGGTGAAATATCTAGCGATCGGTGTTGTTGCCATAATCATCATGGCCGTCATCGGCGCCTTGGTTCTCAGCCAGAACGATGACGGAGATCAGACGCAAAGCACCGTCATCAAACAGAAGGGTTCCGATACCATGCTGGAGCTCTGCCAGATCTGGGCTGAGGAATATAATGCTGAGAACGCGGCGGTCGAGGTCGAGATATCCGGTGGCGGAAGCGGTACCGGCATCAGCGCATTGATCAACAAGCAGGTGGATATCGCCCAGGCCTCCAGACAGATAAAGGCCAGTGAGATGACCGCCGCTCAAGCCAACGGCGTTGACCCGGTAGAGTTCCGCGTGGCCATCGACGGCATCGCTGTCATCACTTACCACGACAATCCGGTCAGCGTTCTGACCAAGGAGCAGTTGAGGGGCATCTACAACGGCATCATAACCAACTGGAACCAGGTTGGCGGTAACGACGAGTCCATCACCCTCTACGGAAGGCAGTCCTCCTCCGGTACCTACGTGTACTTCCAGGAGGACATTCTAGGCACCGAGAACTACAGTGTCAACATGAACATGTTGACCGGCAACTCGGCCATCGTCAACGCGGTTCAAGGCGACGAGGGTGGCATAGGCTACGTAGGCCTGGGCTATGCGGTGGAAGCCACCGGGATCAACATTCTGGGCCTCAAGGAGACCGCCACTGACCCGGTATACTCACCGATCGACGAGGAATCGGTCCTTAACGGTGACTATGTTTTGGCCAGGTATCTGTATATCTACACTGACGGCACCCCCAGCGACCAGATCGGCCACTGGATGAGCTGGGTCCTGAGCGCCGATGGTGGCCAGGCCATCGTCACTGAGCTCGGCTTCTACGCCCTGCCGCAGACGGTGGCAGATCAGGAAATGGCCAAGCTAGGTTGA
- the pstC gene encoding phosphate ABC transporter permease subunit PstC: protein MRLKSKTDGGKVRPRLRRNPHLTPREKVIELMLTIATWSSVVALAAVFAELMLGAVPALFSINIIDFFTGTVWNPSHPLYPVYGILPLFLGTMMVSFGAALIAIPIGLGCTIWLAELASPRVKSIFKPAIEILAGIPSVIFGFFALVILSEWIAAAFDPVNKLNALNGAIMLAVMMIPIMVTVAEDAMNAVPNSLREASLALGATRWETVRHVVLPSALSGIVAAIVLGFGRAIGETMTVLMATGNAPVITSDFLHSVQTMTAAIAIDFGEVEYGSVHYNVLFLVGLVLFIITFIINFLAEWVTRRYREEYS, encoded by the coding sequence TTGAGACTCAAGTCAAAGACCGATGGCGGGAAGGTCAGGCCCAGACTTCGCCGCAACCCCCATCTGACGCCGCGCGAGAAGGTCATAGAGCTGATGCTCACCATCGCGACCTGGTCTTCCGTTGTGGCCCTGGCCGCGGTCTTTGCCGAATTGATGTTGGGGGCCGTTCCCGCTTTATTCAGCATCAACATCATCGACTTCTTTACTGGGACGGTCTGGAACCCATCCCATCCTCTCTATCCTGTTTACGGTATCTTACCCTTGTTCCTAGGTACGATGATGGTCTCCTTCGGGGCGGCGCTCATCGCCATCCCCATCGGGCTGGGGTGCACCATCTGGCTGGCTGAACTGGCCAGCCCTCGTGTCAAGTCCATTTTCAAACCGGCGATAGAGATACTGGCCGGCATTCCTTCCGTCATCTTCGGTTTCTTCGCCTTGGTCATCCTGTCCGAATGGATAGCGGCGGCCTTCGACCCTGTAAATAAATTGAACGCCCTGAACGGAGCGATCATGCTGGCCGTCATGATGATACCCATCATGGTAACGGTGGCCGAGGATGCCATGAACGCCGTTCCCAACAGCCTTCGCGAGGCGTCACTGGCCTTGGGGGCCACCCGCTGGGAGACGGTACGCCACGTGGTACTGCCTTCCGCGCTCTCCGGCATAGTGGCCGCCATAGTGCTGGGTTTCGGCCGCGCGATCGGCGAGACCATGACCGTTCTAATGGCCACCGGGAACGCCCCGGTCATAACCTCCGATTTCCTGCATTCGGTGCAGACCATGACCGCCGCCATAGCCATCGATTTTGGTGAGGTGGAATACGGTTCCGTTCATTACAATGTGCTGTTCCTGGTGGGGCTGGTCCTGTTCATCATAACCTTCATCATCAACTTCCTGGCCGAGTGGGTCACCCGGCGCTACCGGGAGGAGTACTCATGA
- the pstA gene encoding phosphate ABC transporter permease PstA, translating into MNRKTKEILYFSAFRGCALLVVLSLLVLVGYIATGGLERLSLDFLTEMPRRANTQGGIFPAIVGTFYLMLIVLAVSVPIGVMSAIYLVEYEQRSWMGRLFKLAVYNLAGVPSIVYGLLGLGIFVAFLGFGFSLISAGLTLSIMALPLMIAASREAISAVPYSVREASFALGATKWQTIWHHVLPYALPGIFTGIILSVSRAAGETAPLMLTGVAVSLQRLPDSFFDSFMALPYHVYYMATQSSNLLATRPIQFATALVLILSVLGMNLVAIVMRKRYRDKYKW; encoded by the coding sequence ATGAACCGCAAGACCAAGGAAATACTGTATTTCAGTGCCTTCCGCGGCTGCGCCCTGCTGGTAGTACTGTCACTTTTAGTGCTGGTGGGTTACATCGCCACCGGAGGCCTGGAGCGTCTGAGCCTGGATTTCCTGACCGAGATGCCCCGCCGGGCCAACACACAAGGAGGTATTTTCCCGGCCATAGTGGGCACCTTCTACCTTATGCTGATAGTTCTGGCCGTTTCGGTGCCCATCGGGGTCATGTCGGCCATTTACCTGGTGGAGTATGAACAGAGGTCCTGGATGGGGCGGTTGTTCAAGCTGGCCGTATACAATCTGGCCGGAGTTCCGTCCATAGTCTACGGATTGCTCGGGCTAGGAATTTTCGTGGCCTTCCTGGGATTCGGCTTCTCCCTGATATCGGCCGGATTGACGTTGAGCATCATGGCCTTGCCGCTCATGATCGCCGCCTCCCGTGAAGCCATTTCCGCCGTGCCCTATTCCGTCCGGGAGGCGTCCTTCGCCCTCGGCGCAACGAAATGGCAGACCATCTGGCATCACGTACTGCCCTATGCCTTGCCGGGCATTTTCACAGGAATAATATTATCCGTCTCCAGGGCTGCCGGGGAGACCGCCCCTCTTATGCTGACCGGGGTGGCAGTGTCCCTGCAGCGCCTGCCAGACAGCTTCTTCGACAGTTTCATGGCCTTGCCATATCACGTTTACTACATGGCCACGCAGTCCTCCAACCTGCTGGCCACCCGGCCTATACAGTTCGCCACCGCGCTGGTGCTGATACTATCGGTGCTGGGCATGAACTTGGTGGCCATAGTGATGAGGAAAAGATATCGCGACAAGTACAAGTGGTAA
- the pstB gene encoding phosphate ABC transporter ATP-binding protein PstB: MTTEIHVEDLHVYFEKNHALKGVDMDINKNGVTAVIGPSGCGKSTFIRCINRMNDLIPGCVVKGKILVNGADINEDAVDVVDIRRRIGMVFQKPNPFPKSIYENVAYAPRLHGVIETLNGKVRRRKHTKNELDEIVERSLRRAALWGEVKDRLDKGGMTLSGGQQQRLCIARTLSIDPEIILFDEPCSALDPIATAKIEDLLVDLKKDYTVVIVTHSMQQAARISDRTAFFYLGEMIEMGETRQIFERPQKELTEQYITGRMG; this comes from the coding sequence ATGACAACCGAAATTCACGTTGAGGACCTCCATGTATACTTCGAGAAGAACCACGCCCTGAAGGGTGTGGACATGGACATCAATAAGAACGGGGTGACCGCCGTCATCGGCCCCTCAGGCTGCGGCAAATCGACCTTCATCCGTTGCATCAACCGCATGAACGACCTGATACCAGGTTGCGTGGTGAAGGGAAAGATCCTGGTGAACGGTGCAGATATCAACGAGGATGCGGTGGATGTGGTGGACATTCGCCGCCGCATCGGTATGGTGTTCCAGAAGCCCAATCCGTTCCCCAAGAGCATCTACGAGAACGTGGCCTATGCACCGCGCCTGCACGGTGTCATTGAGACCTTGAACGGGAAAGTACGGCGGCGCAAGCACACCAAGAATGAGCTGGATGAGATCGTCGAGCGCTCTTTACGCCGGGCGGCGCTATGGGGGGAGGTCAAGGACCGCCTGGACAAGGGCGGCATGACCCTCTCCGGAGGGCAGCAGCAGAGGCTGTGCATCGCCAGAACGCTCTCTATCGACCCGGAGATAATCTTGTTCGACGAGCCGTGCTCGGCGCTGGACCCCATCGCCACGGCGAAGATAGAGGACCTGCTGGTGGACCTGAAGAAGGATTACACCGTGGTCATCGTCACTCACAGCATGCAGCAGGCCGCGCGCATTTCTGACCGGACCGCCTTCTTCTACCTGGGCGAAATGATAGAGATGGGGGAGACCAGACAGATATTCGAGCGGCCGCAGAAGGAGCTTACCGAACAGTACATCACCGGGAGGATGGGTTAA